A genomic segment from Stenotrophomonas maltophilia encodes:
- a CDS encoding YheT family hydrolase, which yields MHAADYQPPRWLRNPHLQSMLSSSRMRLQRGLLLLAATGAISEELILDGGDGVRLQGWHSHVEGREPKGMALLLHGWEGSAESSYMRMAAARMLEQGFDVVRLNFRDHGNTHHLNPGIFHSNLIDEVVHAAGDIAQRWPQLPLVAAGYSLGGNFVLRLALRAPAAGVPLLRVASVCPVLDPALTMESIENGPAMYDWYFRRKWAGSLRRKRDLFPELSDCDDRVLKLDIRALTAWLVERHTSFGSLQAYFDGYSIAGDRLSTLQVPADILMAQDDPVIPYATFSDWRLPRQAHLETACWGGHCGFLENWRGDGFSERWVAQRLQRVLQG from the coding sequence CTGCATGCGGCTGACTACCAGCCACCGCGCTGGCTGCGCAATCCGCACCTGCAGTCGATGCTCAGCTCCAGCCGCATGCGCCTGCAGCGCGGCCTGCTGCTGCTGGCCGCGACCGGCGCGATCAGCGAAGAACTGATCCTCGACGGCGGCGATGGCGTGCGCCTGCAGGGCTGGCACAGCCACGTCGAAGGCCGCGAACCCAAGGGCATGGCCCTGCTGCTGCACGGCTGGGAAGGCAGCGCCGAATCCAGCTACATGCGCATGGCGGCCGCGCGCATGCTCGAACAGGGCTTCGACGTGGTGCGGCTGAATTTCCGCGACCACGGCAATACCCATCATCTCAACCCCGGCATCTTCCACTCCAACCTGATCGACGAAGTGGTGCATGCCGCGGGCGATATCGCCCAGCGCTGGCCGCAGTTGCCGCTGGTGGCCGCCGGTTACTCGCTGGGCGGCAACTTCGTGCTGCGCCTGGCCCTGCGTGCGCCGGCGGCCGGCGTGCCGCTGCTGCGCGTGGCCTCGGTATGCCCGGTGCTGGACCCGGCGCTGACCATGGAAAGCATCGAGAACGGCCCGGCGATGTACGACTGGTACTTCCGCCGCAAGTGGGCCGGTTCGCTGCGGCGCAAGCGCGACCTGTTCCCCGAGCTGAGCGACTGCGACGACCGCGTGCTGAAGCTGGACATCCGCGCGTTGACCGCCTGGCTGGTCGAACGCCACACCAGTTTCGGCTCGTTGCAGGCCTATTTCGATGGCTACTCGATTGCCGGCGATCGCCTGTCCACGCTGCAGGTACCGGCCGACATCCTGATGGCGCAGGACGACCCGGTGATCCCGTACGCGACCTTCAGCGACTGGCGGCTGCCGCGCCAGGCACACCTGGAAACCGCCTGCTGGGGTGGCCACTGTGGCTTCCTGGAAAACTGGCGCGGTGACGGCTTCTCCGAGCGCTGGGTGGCGCAGCGCCTGCAGCGGGTGCTGCAAGGCTGA
- a CDS encoding P-II family nitrogen regulator — protein sequence MKLISAIIRPFKLDEVREALSDAGVSGITVTEVKGFGRQKGHTELYRGAEYVVDFLPKIKIETVVTDERADAVIEAIQSSAGTGKIGDGKIFVTAVEQVIRIRTGEIGADAL from the coding sequence ATGAAACTGATCTCCGCCATCATCCGGCCGTTCAAGCTCGACGAGGTCCGCGAGGCCCTGTCCGACGCGGGCGTGTCGGGCATCACCGTGACCGAAGTGAAAGGCTTCGGCCGCCAGAAGGGCCACACCGAGCTGTATCGCGGCGCCGAGTACGTCGTCGATTTCCTGCCCAAGATCAAGATCGAAACCGTGGTCACCGACGAGCGTGCCGACGCGGTGATCGAAGCGATCCAGTCGTCGGCAGGCACCGGCAAGATCGGTGACGGCAAGATCTTCGTCACTGCCGTCGAACAGGTCATCCGCATCCGCACCGGCGAGATCGGTGCCGACGCGCTGTAA
- a CDS encoding ammonium transporter, with protein sequence MKMRLLTGWQARFHLVCLLMLLSALAAGAWPGSAHAQVQVSPLPSESVAVEPLQDPVAAAAAPAVAEAAAAYDRGDVAWMLTSTLLVLLMVVPGLALFYGGLVRSKNVLSVLSQILVVFSLVLLLWVAYGYSAVFSAGNPFFGSFTEFAFLKGFTPDSVGNTPIKGLPDYLFVAFQSTFAGITTALIVGAFAERIKFRAVLLFSALWFTLSYIPMAHIVWGGGYLGEMGAIDFAGGTVVHINAGVAGLVAAWFVGKRLGYGQTALKPHNVPFTYIGAMLLWVGWFGFNAGSAAAADTVASLAFLNTVLATAAAVLGWTLVEAIGKGKPSALGAASGAVAGLVGITPACGTVGPLGAIVIGFVAGMVCVWGVTGLKRLLKVDDTADVFGVHGVGGIVGAILTGVFSAQSLGGTKADLDIAHQVWVQVVSVGLTVVWSAVVTTLILLVVRSVVGLRVTEEAERTGLDVTSHGESAYEA encoded by the coding sequence ATGAAGATGCGCCTTCTCACCGGGTGGCAAGCCCGGTTCCATCTGGTGTGCCTGTTGATGCTGCTCAGCGCGCTGGCGGCCGGTGCCTGGCCGGGCAGTGCCCATGCCCAGGTGCAGGTGTCGCCGTTGCCGAGCGAGAGCGTGGCGGTTGAACCGCTGCAGGATCCGGTTGCCGCAGCGGCTGCACCGGCCGTGGCCGAAGCGGCGGCCGCCTATGACCGCGGCGACGTCGCGTGGATGCTCACCTCCACCCTGCTGGTGCTGCTGATGGTGGTGCCGGGCCTGGCCCTGTTCTACGGCGGTCTGGTGCGTTCGAAGAACGTGCTGTCGGTGCTCAGCCAGATCCTGGTGGTGTTCTCGCTGGTGCTGCTGCTGTGGGTGGCCTATGGCTACAGCGCGGTGTTCAGCGCCGGCAATCCGTTCTTCGGCTCGTTCACCGAATTCGCCTTCCTCAAGGGCTTCACGCCCGACTCGGTCGGCAATACGCCGATCAAGGGCCTGCCGGACTACCTGTTCGTCGCCTTCCAGTCGACCTTCGCCGGCATCACCACTGCGCTGATCGTCGGTGCTTTCGCCGAACGCATCAAATTCCGCGCGGTGCTGCTGTTCTCGGCGCTGTGGTTCACCCTCAGCTACATCCCGATGGCGCACATCGTCTGGGGTGGCGGCTACCTGGGTGAGATGGGCGCGATCGATTTCGCCGGTGGCACCGTGGTCCACATCAACGCAGGTGTGGCCGGCCTGGTCGCTGCGTGGTTTGTCGGCAAGCGCCTGGGCTATGGCCAGACCGCGCTGAAGCCGCACAACGTGCCGTTCACCTACATCGGCGCGATGCTGCTGTGGGTCGGCTGGTTCGGCTTCAACGCCGGCTCCGCCGCCGCTGCCGATACCGTTGCCTCGCTGGCCTTCCTCAACACCGTGCTGGCCACCGCCGCCGCCGTACTCGGCTGGACCCTGGTGGAAGCGATCGGCAAGGGCAAGCCGTCGGCACTGGGCGCGGCCTCGGGTGCGGTAGCCGGCCTGGTCGGCATCACCCCGGCCTGCGGCACCGTCGGCCCGCTGGGTGCGATCGTCATTGGCTTCGTCGCCGGCATGGTCTGCGTGTGGGGCGTGACCGGTTTGAAGCGCCTGCTGAAGGTGGACGACACCGCCGACGTGTTCGGTGTGCATGGTGTCGGCGGTATCGTCGGCGCGATTCTCACCGGTGTGTTCAGTGCACAGTCGCTGGGTGGCACCAAGGCCGATCTGGATATCGCCCATCAGGTCTGGGTGCAGGTGGTCAGCGTCGGCCTCACTGTGGTGTGGTCGGCGGTGGTGACCACGCTGATCCTGCTGGTGGTGCGCAGCGTGGTCGGCCTGCGCGTGACCGAGGAAGCAGAGCGCACCGGCCTGGATGTGACTTCGCACGGCGAGTCCGCCTACGAGGCCTGA
- a CDS encoding META domain-containing protein → MKHVPALIIAALLALSTDVAAASTPTTGQLEAHPWQLARATDAQGRRIDALFVRGRPPYTLRFQPGYMSELNLCNQSSSTYHLQGDRLVLEGGVITTAACLRAEVAEQERVAGTLVNARAEMTLALDERGRLLLRNAHGDVLVFAPVAGTDE, encoded by the coding sequence ATGAAGCACGTCCCCGCCCTCATCATTGCCGCGCTGCTGGCCCTGTCTACGGATGTGGCCGCTGCCAGCACGCCCACCACCGGGCAGCTCGAGGCACATCCGTGGCAACTTGCGCGCGCCACCGACGCGCAGGGCCGGCGCATTGATGCGTTGTTCGTGCGCGGTCGACCGCCCTACACGCTGCGCTTCCAACCCGGCTACATGAGCGAGTTGAACCTGTGCAACCAGTCAAGCAGCACCTATCACCTGCAAGGTGACCGGCTGGTTCTTGAGGGCGGCGTCATCACCACAGCCGCTTGCCTCCGGGCCGAGGTGGCCGAACAGGAACGTGTCGCCGGCACGCTGGTGAATGCACGCGCAGAGATGACGCTTGCGCTGGATGAGCGTGGCCGCCTGCTGCTGCGCAATGCGCACGGCGATGTGCTGGTGTTCGCGCCGGTAGCCGGTACGGACGAATGA
- a CDS encoding YbhB/YbcL family Raf kinase inhibitor-like protein — MQLSSHSLTNGAPIDREFAAGDAAGFAPDRNPHLAWSGVPEGTRSFLLVCVDPDVPTVPETVGRTDMSVPRDQPRCDFVHWVMADIPASVHEIAAGSCSDGFVVKGRTRPAGPAGSRQGLNDFTGWFAGNPDMAGDYLGYDGPYPPFNDERLHHYFFRVFALDVASLQLPERFTAADAYRAMHGHVLAEAALHGTYTLNPALG; from the coding sequence ATGCAATTGAGCAGCCACAGCCTGACCAACGGTGCACCGATCGACCGCGAATTCGCCGCCGGCGATGCCGCTGGCTTTGCGCCGGACCGCAATCCGCACCTGGCCTGGAGCGGCGTGCCGGAGGGCACCCGCTCGTTCCTGCTGGTGTGCGTCGATCCGGACGTGCCGACCGTGCCGGAAACGGTCGGCCGCACCGACATGAGCGTGCCGCGCGACCAGCCGCGCTGTGATTTCGTGCATTGGGTAATGGCCGACATTCCGGCCTCGGTACACGAGATCGCCGCAGGCAGCTGCAGCGATGGCTTCGTGGTGAAGGGCCGGACCCGTCCGGCCGGGCCGGCCGGCAGCCGCCAGGGCCTGAACGACTTCACCGGCTGGTTCGCCGGCAACCCGGACATGGCCGGCGACTACCTGGGCTACGACGGTCCGTACCCGCCGTTCAACGACGAACGCCTGCACCACTACTTCTTCCGCGTTTTCGCGCTGGACGTGGCGTCGCTGCAGCTGCCGGAACGCTTCACCGCCGCCGACGCGTACCGGGCCATGCACGGCCACGTGCTGGCCGAAGCGGCACTGCACGGCACCTACACGTTGAATCCGGCGCTGGGCTGA
- a CDS encoding ShlB/FhaC/HecB family hemolysin secretion/activation protein, producing the protein MKQGRSVRSRALQWRLSVGVALAIVGIPAPVLAQAVSPEQELLRQQERERALREQQESAPDVRLQPATEDLGHLPADESPCFTINRIALQGDLAERFRWALAAADPRSDPATGRCLGTAGVDIVMKRVQNAIIERGYVTTRILAAPQDLKSGVLTLTVVPGRVNAIRFADGEGRTPALWNAVRVARGEVLNLRDIEQALENLQRVPTASVDIQIAPPADGAAAKPGESDLVISWQQAHLVRVNLTLDDAGSQSTGKMQAGTTVSVDNAAGLSDLFYINVGKSVFNGSERGTDSWAVHYSVPLGGWLLGANASNFDYEQTVAGAFENYVYSGSSRNAELRLTRMLFRNAHAKTSMYARGWYRESDNFINDTEIEVQRRRMAGWELGLGHRHFIGKATLDVNLAYRQGTGAFNALRAPEEAFGEGTAHGRIYTADAQLVLPMQWGRQSLRYTGSWRAQWNRSPLVPQDRFSIGGRYTVRGFDGEMSLTGERGWLLRNELGVPLGGGVEAYVAVDHGRVGGPSTARLAGDRLTGTALGLRGGTRHINWDAFVGSPLSKPRGFQTAYTTFGMNMGVSF; encoded by the coding sequence GTGAAACAGGGACGTAGTGTGCGCAGCCGCGCGTTGCAGTGGCGGTTGTCCGTGGGCGTGGCACTGGCCATCGTTGGCATCCCGGCACCTGTCCTGGCGCAGGCAGTGTCACCGGAGCAGGAGCTGCTCCGGCAGCAGGAGCGCGAGCGCGCGCTGCGGGAACAACAGGAATCCGCGCCGGATGTCCGGCTGCAGCCGGCCACCGAAGACCTCGGCCATCTGCCGGCGGACGAGTCGCCCTGCTTCACCATCAACCGCATCGCGCTGCAGGGTGATCTGGCCGAACGCTTCCGCTGGGCACTGGCGGCGGCCGATCCGCGCAGCGACCCTGCCACCGGGCGTTGCCTGGGCACCGCCGGCGTGGACATCGTGATGAAGCGCGTGCAGAACGCAATCATCGAGCGTGGCTACGTCACTACCCGCATTCTCGCTGCGCCGCAGGACCTGAAGTCCGGCGTGCTGACGCTCACGGTCGTGCCAGGGCGCGTCAATGCCATCCGCTTCGCCGATGGCGAAGGCCGTACACCCGCGCTCTGGAACGCGGTGCGGGTCGCGCGCGGCGAAGTACTGAACCTGCGTGACATCGAGCAGGCGCTGGAAAACCTGCAGCGTGTGCCGACCGCTTCGGTGGACATCCAGATCGCCCCCCCGGCCGATGGCGCGGCGGCCAAGCCGGGCGAGAGCGACCTGGTGATCAGCTGGCAGCAGGCACATCTGGTACGGGTCAACCTGACCCTGGACGATGCCGGCAGCCAGTCCACCGGCAAGATGCAGGCCGGTACCACGGTGTCGGTGGACAACGCGGCCGGTCTCAGCGACCTGTTCTACATCAACGTGGGCAAATCGGTGTTCAACGGCAGCGAGCGCGGCACCGACAGCTGGGCAGTGCATTACAGCGTGCCGCTGGGCGGATGGCTGCTGGGCGCCAACGCCAGCAACTTCGACTATGAGCAGACCGTTGCCGGCGCGTTCGAAAACTACGTCTACAGTGGCTCCAGCCGCAACGCCGAGCTGCGCCTGACACGCATGCTGTTCCGCAATGCGCATGCCAAGACCAGCATGTACGCGCGTGGCTGGTATCGCGAATCGGACAACTTCATCAACGATACCGAGATCGAAGTGCAGCGTCGCCGCATGGCCGGCTGGGAGCTGGGCCTGGGCCATCGTCACTTCATCGGCAAGGCGACGCTGGATGTGAACCTGGCATACCGCCAGGGTACCGGCGCCTTCAATGCGCTGCGTGCGCCGGAAGAGGCGTTTGGCGAAGGTACGGCGCATGGCCGCATCTACACCGCCGACGCGCAGCTGGTGCTGCCGATGCAATGGGGCCGCCAGAGCCTGCGCTACACCGGCAGCTGGCGAGCGCAGTGGAACCGCTCGCCGCTGGTGCCGCAGGATCGATTCTCGATTGGTGGCCGCTACACGGTGCGTGGCTTCGATGGCGAAATGTCGCTGACCGGCGAGCGCGGCTGGTTGCTGCGCAATGAACTCGGCGTGCCTCTGGGCGGCGGCGTGGAGGCCTATGTCGCCGTCGATCACGGGCGTGTCGGTGGACCTTCCACGGCGCGATTGGCGGGCGACCGGCTCACCGGCACGGCCCTCGGGCTTCGCGGCGGCACCCGCCACATCAACTGGGACGCGTTCGTCGGCAGCCCCCTGTCCAAGCCGCGCGGCTTCCAGACTGCCTACACCACGTTCGGAATGAACATGGGTGTCTCGTTCTGA
- the glnA gene encoding type I glutamate--ammonia ligase, giving the protein MSVENVEKLIKDNQIEFVDLRFVDMRGVEQHVTFPVSIVEPSLFEEGKMFDGSSIAGWKGIAESDMVLLPDTASAYVDPFYADPTIVISCDILDPATMQPYGRCPRGIAKRAEAYLKSSGIAETAFFGPEPEFFIFDSVRFANEMGHTFFQVDSEEAAWNSGAKYDGANSGYRPGVKGGYFPVPPTDTLHDLRAEMCKTLEQVGIEVEVQHHEVATAGQCEIGTKFSTLVQKADELLRMKYVIKNVAHRNGKTVTFMPKPIVGDNGSGMHVHQSLSKGGTNLFSGDGYGGLSQLALWYIGGIFKHAKAINAFANSGTNSYKRLVPGYEAPVMLAYSARNRSASCRIPWVSNPKARRIEMRFPDPIQSGYLTFTALMMAGLDGIKNQIDPGAPSDKDLYDLPPEEEKLIPQVCSSLDQALEALDKDREFLKAGGVMSDDFIDGYIALKMQEVTKFRAATHPLEYQLYYAS; this is encoded by the coding sequence ATGTCCGTGGAAAACGTTGAGAAGCTGATCAAGGACAACCAGATCGAGTTCGTCGACCTGCGTTTCGTCGACATGCGTGGCGTCGAGCAGCACGTGACCTTCCCGGTCAGCATCGTCGAGCCGTCGCTGTTCGAAGAAGGCAAGATGTTCGATGGCAGCTCGATCGCCGGCTGGAAGGGCATCGCCGAATCGGACATGGTGCTGCTGCCGGATACCGCCAGCGCCTACGTCGACCCGTTCTACGCCGATCCGACCATCGTGATCAGCTGCGACATCCTCGATCCGGCCACCATGCAGCCGTACGGCCGCTGCCCGCGCGGCATCGCCAAGCGCGCCGAGGCCTACCTGAAGTCCTCCGGCATCGCCGAAACCGCGTTCTTCGGCCCGGAGCCGGAGTTCTTCATCTTCGACTCGGTCCGCTTCGCCAATGAAATGGGCCACACCTTCTTCCAGGTTGACTCGGAAGAAGCGGCGTGGAACAGCGGCGCCAAGTACGACGGTGCCAACAGCGGCTACCGTCCGGGCGTGAAGGGCGGCTACTTCCCGGTGCCGCCGACCGACACCCTGCACGACCTGCGCGCCGAGATGTGCAAGACCCTGGAACAGGTCGGCATCGAAGTGGAAGTGCAGCACCACGAAGTGGCCACCGCCGGCCAGTGCGAGATCGGCACCAAGTTCAGCACCCTGGTGCAGAAGGCCGACGAACTGCTGCGCATGAAGTACGTGATCAAGAACGTCGCGCACCGCAACGGCAAGACCGTCACCTTCATGCCCAAGCCGATCGTCGGCGACAACGGCAGCGGCATGCACGTGCACCAGTCGCTGTCCAAGGGCGGCACCAACCTGTTCTCCGGTGACGGCTACGGTGGCCTGAGCCAGCTGGCACTGTGGTACATCGGCGGCATCTTCAAGCATGCCAAGGCCATCAATGCCTTCGCCAACTCGGGCACCAACAGCTACAAGCGCCTGGTGCCGGGCTACGAAGCACCGGTGATGCTGGCCTACTCGGCCCGCAACCGTTCGGCGTCGTGCCGCATTCCGTGGGTCTCCAACCCGAAGGCGCGCCGCATCGAAATGCGCTTCCCGGATCCGATCCAGTCGGGTTACCTCACCTTCACCGCGCTGATGATGGCCGGCCTGGACGGCATCAAGAACCAGATCGACCCGGGCGCACCGAGCGACAAGGACCTGTACGACCTGCCGCCGGAAGAAGAGAAGCTGATCCCGCAGGTCTGCTCTTCGCTGGACCAGGCGCTGGAAGCGCTGGACAAGGACCGCGAGTTCCTGAAGGCCGGTGGCGTGATGAGCGATGACTTCATCGACGGCTACATCGCGCTGAAGATGCAGGAAGTGACCAAGTTCCGCGCGGCCACCCACCCGCTGGAATACCAGCTGTACTACGCCAGCTGA
- a CDS encoding META and DUF4377 domain-containing protein, producing MNRKLTLLLPLALMAACSQTPAPAGNGGDDVAPAAAKAADQQTLAHLDAQRLQSQHWLLQQATGADGKRIDALFAREDKPVTLDFADGRLSVSNACNHMGGGYTLADGKLTVSAMASTMMACTDKALMALDEAVSSRLQGELKAEQDADGKLTLTNAKGDVLVFNPEPTAETRYGGAGETVFLEVAAKTEKCSHPLIPDYQCLQVREVKFDDKGLKQGEPGKFENFYGNIEGYTHEDGVRNVVRVKRYEVKNPPADAPSQAYVLDMVVESAIEKK from the coding sequence ATGAACCGCAAGCTCACCCTGCTCCTCCCGCTGGCCCTGATGGCCGCCTGCAGCCAGACCCCGGCCCCGGCCGGCAATGGCGGCGACGACGTGGCCCCGGCCGCGGCCAAGGCAGCAGACCAGCAGACGCTGGCGCACCTGGATGCGCAGCGCCTGCAGAGCCAGCACTGGCTGCTGCAGCAGGCCACCGGCGCCGACGGCAAGCGCATCGACGCGCTGTTCGCCCGCGAAGACAAGCCGGTCACCCTGGACTTCGCTGATGGCCGCCTGTCGGTCAGCAACGCCTGCAACCACATGGGCGGCGGCTACACCCTGGCCGACGGCAAGCTGACGGTCAGTGCGATGGCCTCGACCATGATGGCCTGCACCGACAAGGCGCTGATGGCGCTGGACGAAGCCGTGTCGAGCCGCCTGCAGGGTGAGCTGAAGGCCGAGCAGGATGCCGATGGCAAGCTGACCCTGACCAACGCCAAGGGCGACGTGCTGGTGTTCAACCCGGAGCCGACCGCTGAAACCCGCTACGGCGGCGCCGGCGAAACCGTGTTCCTGGAAGTAGCCGCCAAGACCGAGAAGTGCTCGCACCCGCTGATCCCGGACTACCAGTGCCTGCAGGTGCGCGAAGTGAAGTTCGACGACAAGGGCCTGAAGCAGGGTGAGCCGGGCAAGTTCGAGAACTTCTACGGCAACATCGAGGGCTACACCCACGAAGACGGCGTGCGCAACGTGGTGCGCGTGAAGCGCTACGAAGTGAAGAACCCGCCGGCCGATGCGCCGTCGCAGGCGTACGTGCTGGACATGGTGGTCGAGTCGGCCATCGAGAAGAAGTAA
- a CDS encoding undecaprenyl-diphosphate phosphatase, with protein MSDLLSALLLGILEGLTEFLPISSTGHLLIAQHWLGARSDFFNIVIQAGAIVAVVLVFRQRLLQLATGFNQRENREYVFKLGAAFLVTAVVGLVVRKAGWSLPETVSPVAWALIIGGVWMLLVEAYTARLPDRDQVTWTVAIGVGLAQVVAGVFPGTSRSASAIFLAMLLGLSRRAAAAEFVFLVGIPTMFAASAYTFLEMAKAGQLGSENWTDVGVAFVAAAITGFVVVKWLMGYIKSHRFTAFAIYRIALGAALLLWLPSGS; from the coding sequence ATGTCCGACCTGCTCTCCGCCCTGCTGCTGGGCATCCTCGAAGGCTTGACCGAATTCCTGCCGATCTCCAGCACCGGCCACCTGCTCATCGCCCAGCACTGGCTGGGTGCCCGCTCGGACTTCTTCAACATCGTCATCCAGGCCGGCGCGATCGTGGCGGTGGTGCTGGTGTTCCGGCAGCGCCTGCTGCAGCTCGCCACCGGCTTCAACCAGCGCGAGAACCGCGAGTACGTGTTCAAGCTGGGCGCCGCCTTCCTGGTCACCGCGGTGGTCGGCCTGGTGGTGCGCAAGGCCGGCTGGTCGCTGCCGGAGACGGTCAGCCCGGTGGCCTGGGCGCTGATCATCGGTGGCGTCTGGATGCTGCTGGTGGAGGCCTACACCGCGCGCCTGCCCGACCGCGACCAGGTGACCTGGACGGTGGCGATCGGCGTGGGCCTGGCGCAGGTGGTGGCCGGTGTGTTCCCCGGCACCTCACGCTCGGCCTCGGCGATCTTCCTGGCCATGCTGCTGGGCCTTAGCCGCCGCGCCGCTGCCGCCGAGTTCGTGTTCCTGGTCGGCATTCCCACCATGTTCGCCGCCAGCGCCTACACCTTCCTGGAAATGGCCAAGGCCGGGCAGCTGGGCAGCGAGAACTGGACCGACGTGGGCGTGGCCTTCGTTGCCGCGGCCATCACCGGCTTCGTCGTAGTGAAGTGGCTGATGGGCTACATCAAGTCGCACAGGTTCACTGCCTTCGCGATCTACCGCATCGCGCTGGGCGCGGCGCTGCTGCTGTGGTTGCCGTCCGGCAGCTGA
- a CDS encoding tetratricopeptide repeat protein translates to MQDQIIQALRQNEADQAVQLAQAWTRDEPGQAEAHRWLALALQQQGKAEDAMVALQQALQLAPDNAQLHLQHAGLLLALRQFDGAGEALTRTTGLDPNAFAAYLMQAHLAIGRNDFDEAQRLSTLASRVEPDHPELLTIDGMIALRRDDADRALTLLSAANQAQPNDIRVLYALGFAYLGKNMLAFAEQAFRRVLELNPTIASLHGLVVQLAMRQGNLEAAAEAMQIALQQQGLDTPSMRRLAGELALRSGQPLQALEHLLPLLESLPDDRDVLQLLLMSWQRLGREDEARARLDAALEQHPQLHDLWLARLAVEEVGSATAAATVERWMDAMPGHLPALEARLRLHDMVGEHAQAEAIAERIVSLEPGRVSGETRLVEGLLQRDPAAAVARVQALIDMAPEGHRADLRTWLGEIQDRAGQHEDALQTWLALQADQASQRLPLPPQAKAPPSWPDKGEIDGDATSAPIFLWGAPGSGVERVATGLAAASPVLRSDRYTSNAPDDAFQNYHTLQDLASGVLTPERLVQRWREQLPSRGVQDDAIIDWLLWWDNALLWALRPQLPQGRLLVVLRDPRDMLLDWVAYGAAAPLAMTSLAEASEWLARALAQVAALHEDDLYPQVLLRIDQIGNDPQAMAELLGRLFERPMPPAAQLGAPRFPPGHWRNYRDVMSAAFAKLTPIAVRLGYPEE, encoded by the coding sequence ATGCAAGACCAGATCATCCAAGCGTTGCGCCAGAACGAGGCCGACCAGGCCGTGCAGCTGGCCCAGGCGTGGACCCGTGATGAACCCGGCCAGGCCGAGGCCCACCGCTGGCTGGCGCTTGCGCTGCAGCAGCAGGGCAAGGCCGAGGACGCGATGGTGGCCCTGCAGCAGGCGCTGCAGCTGGCCCCGGACAATGCCCAGCTGCACCTGCAGCACGCCGGCCTGCTGCTGGCCCTGCGCCAGTTCGACGGCGCCGGCGAAGCACTGACGCGCACCACCGGGCTGGACCCGAACGCATTCGCCGCGTACCTGATGCAGGCCCATCTGGCGATCGGCCGCAACGATTTCGATGAAGCGCAGCGCCTGTCCACCCTGGCCTCGCGCGTCGAACCGGACCACCCGGAACTGCTGACCATCGACGGCATGATCGCGCTGCGCCGCGATGATGCCGATCGCGCGCTGACGCTGCTGTCGGCGGCCAACCAGGCCCAGCCCAACGACATTCGCGTGCTCTACGCACTGGGTTTCGCCTACCTGGGCAAGAACATGCTGGCCTTCGCCGAGCAGGCGTTTCGCCGCGTGCTGGAGCTGAATCCGACCATCGCCTCGTTGCATGGCCTGGTGGTGCAGCTGGCCATGCGCCAGGGCAACCTGGAAGCCGCCGCCGAAGCGATGCAGATCGCGCTGCAGCAGCAGGGCCTGGATACGCCGTCGATGCGCCGCCTGGCCGGCGAACTGGCACTTCGCAGCGGCCAGCCGCTGCAGGCGCTGGAGCACCTGCTGCCGTTGCTGGAGTCGCTGCCTGACGACCGCGACGTGCTGCAGCTGCTGCTGATGTCCTGGCAGCGCCTGGGCCGCGAAGACGAGGCCCGCGCCCGCCTGGATGCCGCCCTGGAGCAGCACCCGCAGCTGCACGACCTGTGGCTGGCACGCCTGGCGGTGGAAGAGGTCGGCAGTGCCACCGCCGCCGCCACGGTCGAGCGCTGGATGGACGCGATGCCGGGCCACCTGCCGGCGCTGGAAGCGCGCCTGCGCCTGCACGACATGGTCGGCGAACATGCCCAGGCCGAAGCAATCGCCGAGCGCATCGTCAGCCTCGAACCGGGCCGCGTCAGCGGCGAAACCCGTTTGGTCGAAGGCCTGCTGCAACGTGATCCGGCCGCCGCGGTCGCCCGCGTGCAGGCGCTGATCGACATGGCACCGGAAGGCCACCGCGCCGACCTGCGCACCTGGCTGGGTGAGATCCAGGATCGCGCCGGGCAGCACGAAGACGCGCTGCAGACCTGGCTGGCACTGCAGGCCGACCAGGCCTCGCAGCGCCTGCCGCTGCCGCCGCAGGCCAAGGCGCCGCCGAGCTGGCCGGACAAGGGCGAGATCGACGGCGATGCCACCTCCGCGCCGATCTTCCTGTGGGGCGCGCCGGGTTCGGGCGTGGAGCGCGTGGCGACCGGCCTGGCCGCCGCCAGCCCGGTGCTGCGCAGCGACCGCTATACCTCCAATGCACCCGACGACGCCTTCCAGAACTACCACACGCTGCAGGACCTCGCCTCGGGCGTGCTGACCCCGGAGCGGCTGGTGCAGCGCTGGCGCGAACAGCTGCCGTCGCGCGGCGTGCAGGACGACGCGATCATCGACTGGCTGCTGTGGTGGGACAACGCGCTGCTGTGGGCGCTGCGCCCGCAGCTGCCGCAGGGCCGCCTGCTGGTGGTGCTGCGCGATCCGCGCGACATGCTGCTGGACTGGGTGGCCTACGGTGCCGCCGCACCGCTGGCAATGACCTCCCTGGCCGAAGCCAGCGAATGGCTGGCGCGCGCGCTGGCCCAGGTCGCCGCCCTGCACGAAGACGATCTGTACCCGCAGGTACTGCTGCGCATCGATCAGATCGGCAACGATCCGCAGGCGATGGCCGAACTGCTGGGCCGCCTGTTCGAGCGGCCGATGCCGCCGGCCGCGCAGCTGGGTGCGCCGCGCTTCCCGCCGGGCCACTGGCGCAACTACCGCGACGTGATGAGCGCCGCCTTCGCCAAGCTCACCCCGATCGCGGTGCGCCTGGGTTACCCGGAAGAGTGA